The following coding sequences are from one Reyranella humidisoli window:
- a CDS encoding mannose-1-phosphate guanylyltransferase/mannose-6-phosphate isomerase, whose translation MSLITPVILVGGSGKRLWPLSRESMPKQFVPLLGKQSTFQQTLLRVADRSLFGKPVIATNDAYRFMCESQAREIGIEIDILVEPSRRDSGPAMAAAAAYTSGLGAKAVLALASDHLVIGAEEFLAGCREGLAAVEKGGIVTFGIPPTEPKTDYGYIRPGTERIGPVMKVAAFVEKPNAQTAMQYIAEGLLWNSGNFLFAPELLLSEMKRFEPAMAAAAEEAVAKAKKIGSTVFLDAEAFAKAPAKSIDYAVMERTDKCWVVPARFRWSDLGTWDALLDVGQADSEGNVTEGPVEIDHVRNSYIRSDGPLTAVIGVEDVVVVSMNDAVLVGHRDNLPRLKDVVQRMSDGKHRAATEHAVMHRPWGSYQDIDRGERFRAKRLTVKPGAKLSLQSHNRRAEHWVVVKGIAEVTLDGKVMTLHENESTYIPIGGVHRLANPGSELLEVVEVQTGDYVEEDDIVRYEDIYARV comes from the coding sequence ATGTCGCTCATCACGCCCGTTATCCTCGTCGGAGGCTCCGGCAAGCGCCTGTGGCCGCTGTCGCGCGAGAGCATGCCCAAGCAGTTCGTGCCCCTCCTGGGCAAGCAGTCGACCTTCCAGCAGACCCTGCTGCGCGTGGCCGACCGCAGCCTGTTCGGCAAGCCGGTGATCGCGACCAACGACGCCTACCGCTTCATGTGCGAGAGCCAGGCGCGCGAGATCGGCATCGAGATCGACATCCTGGTCGAGCCGTCGCGTCGGGATTCCGGACCCGCCATGGCCGCCGCCGCCGCCTATACGAGCGGGCTGGGCGCCAAGGCCGTACTCGCCCTGGCCTCCGACCATCTGGTGATCGGCGCCGAGGAGTTCCTCGCCGGCTGCCGGGAGGGGCTCGCGGCCGTCGAGAAAGGCGGCATCGTCACCTTCGGCATCCCGCCGACGGAGCCCAAGACCGACTATGGCTATATCCGTCCCGGCACCGAGCGGATCGGCCCGGTGATGAAGGTCGCGGCCTTCGTCGAGAAGCCCAACGCCCAGACGGCCATGCAGTACATCGCGGAGGGGCTCCTGTGGAACAGCGGCAACTTCCTGTTCGCGCCCGAATTGCTGCTGTCGGAAATGAAGCGCTTCGAGCCCGCCATGGCCGCCGCAGCCGAGGAAGCCGTCGCCAAGGCGAAGAAGATCGGCTCGACCGTGTTCCTCGACGCTGAAGCCTTCGCCAAGGCGCCAGCCAAGTCGATCGACTACGCCGTGATGGAGCGCACCGACAAGTGCTGGGTCGTCCCCGCCCGCTTCCGCTGGTCCGACCTCGGCACCTGGGACGCGCTGCTCGACGTCGGCCAGGCCGACAGCGAGGGCAACGTCACCGAAGGTCCGGTCGAAATCGACCATGTGCGCAATTCCTATATCCGCTCCGACGGCCCGCTCACGGCCGTCATCGGCGTCGAGGACGTCGTCGTGGTGTCGATGAACGATGCCGTGCTGGTCGGTCATCGCGACAATCTCCCGCGCCTCAAGGATGTCGTGCAGCGCATGTCCGACGGCAAGCATCGTGCCGCCACCGAGCATGCCGTGATGCACCGCCCCTGGGGCAGCTACCAGGACATCGACCGCGGCGAGCGTTTCCGCGCCAAGCGCCTGACGGTGAAGCCCGGCGCCAAGCTCAGCCTGCAGAGCCACAACCGCCGCGCCGAGCACTGGGTCGTGGTGAAAGGCATCGCGGAGGTGACGCTCGACGGCAAGGTCATGACCCTGCACGAGAACGAGTCGACCTACATTCCGATCG